TTTCTTGCTAATTACAACGTTTCGTCTTCAGAATAGATGACGATTGTGCATTTCAAGAACGTATAGTATTTGGCATAAATGTTCCTTCATATATCATCTCAACGTGACTATATAAAAACGTTACTGACAACAGTATGTCAGTAACGTTTTATCATTTTTCCAATGGTTTTAGTTCTACTCTCTCCAAATACAAAACCGAATTTATTAAAGATTATTACGATCACCTTGTAAATGGGAGAGGAATGAGCAAGCGATAATGTGTTTCAAGATAGCTACTGTCAAAAGAAAATAAAGTATTAGACACTAGTCAATATTACATCGAGAAAACTTGGATAAGATACCGAAAAGGATTTTATCCTCCATACTAGGAATTAGTATAAACAAATATTCGGATATTTAACTTCAAACATTCCAGGAAAGGCAGTGAATGAAATGGCCATACATACGTTTCAACCGCAACGGTATTACATCAATTTCGGCTCTTATGAACCGGCGCTGGTTATAAACGACGGCGACACGGTTATCACCTCTACCATCGATGCAAGAGGATGGGATCACATGGGAGAAAGCGTTGCCCCCAGAGGAAATCCGATGACGGGTCCCTTCTACGTGGAAGGCGCACAACCAGGTGATGTGTTGGAGGTTAAGCTGGAATCGATGACGCCAAACCGGGACTGGGGATGGACAGCCAATGTGCTTGCGCCTAACGTAGTCGATCCGCTGACAGCTACAACATTGCCCACTCTGGAAATCGTCCGCTGGCAGGTGGATGCTGCGCAGGGTATAGCGAGGTTAGAGCAGCCGACACCCGGTTTAGAATACCTGAACCTGCCGATTCGTCCGTTTCTCGGCTGTTTCGGTGTAGCCCCTTCCCGAGATCAGGCCATATCATCGGCGACAAGCGGCAATTACGGCGGGAATATGGACTACAAAGCGTTAGTTGCCGGTGTCTCTGTCTACTTTCCAGTGTTTGCGGAAGGCGCGCTTTTTCATCTTGGCGATGGACATGCGGTACAGGGATGCGGCGAAATTGTTGGCACGGGTATAGAAATATCGTTAGACGTCCGTTTTTCCGTCCGTGTGCATAAGGGCAAGACGATAAAATGGCCGAGGGTGGAGTCCGACACTCACTTGTCTTGCATCGGCAACGCCAGACCGCTCGAACAAGCGCTCCAGCACGCAACTACTGAAATGCTCTCCTTGCTAGTCGAAGACTATGGACTCTCGGTAAATGAAGCAAGCCTGCTGCTCGGCCAAGTCGTCGAATATGAGGTGGCCAACGTGTTCAATCCCGCTTACAGTGTCGTCTGTAAAATTCCAAAAGCCTATTTACCTGTTCGCAAATCCTAGCCCGCTCAAGGATTAAGAGAGGACGGATAGCCCCCTTCTTCCCATACCACCATATATGCAGTCCACATACGGCGGTAGTCATTGACAGAGGAATTGATATTGGAAGACTTAATTAGAGCCTCTATCATTTTTTCGAATGGAAAGTAATTGAATCTATTCCAATAACGCGTGGCTGGTTAAACTTAAATTGGAACGGATCAAAAAACAGCGAGTGCTGTTTCAGCACCCGCTATTTTTTATGGAACCATCCATGACAGTAAATTGGACTGTAAATACGTGATGATACCGATTATTACAACCAAGAATAAACTGTGTTTCACCGTAAAGCGGAATAAATCAGATTCTTTTCCGGCGAGTCCTACCGCAGCACAGGCAACGGCAATCGACTGCGGCGAAATCATTTTACCCGCTACCCCACCGCTCGTATTGGCTGCTAGGGCCAACACAGGTTCCATTCCCACTGATGTTGCTGTGACTTTTTGCAGGTTTCCAAACAGCAGGTTGGAAGAAGTATCTGAGCCAGTTATAAACACCCCTAACCAGCCAAGGAACGGAGAAAAGAACGGAAATAACGCCCCTGTGCCCGCCAACGCCATCCCCAGTGTGGTACTCATTCCGGAAGCGTTTGCAACATAGGCAAAACCGACAACAGTCGCAATCGTGAGCAGCGGAAATTTCAGCTCGATCAATGTCTCGCCAAAAGTGGCAAGCCAATCTTTCCAAGAGATGCTAACGATGAATTTGGTAACAATGGCAGCAAGCAATATCGCTGTTCCGGCTGCTACCAATACTTCTAATTTGAAAAGAGCAGCAATCGGTTTTCCATTCCCATCGATAATCAGATTATGCAGACCAGGGACCTCAGGCGTGAAGCTCAATGCTTTCCCAATCGGATTGAGCCAGTTAAATAAAAGGTTAGCCCCTTCATATTTGCCGACCAGCGCTTTTTTCACAGTCGGAATTCCCCAGATAGAGATAAAGGCGGTCAATACCAGGAAGGGAGACCATGCCTTGAAAACTTGTCCGGGTGTAAAGAGAGCTTTGCTGTTCTTGATAGCTTGTGCAGAGGCAGCTACTTCCGCGGTAGCTGCTTGTTCCCAGGGAAAACGGAAAATCGTTTTCGGTTTCCAAACCTTTAAGAACAAGGTTAACGCAACCAAAGAAACCAGTGCAGATAAAATGTCAGGTAGCTCCGGCCCCATAAAATTAGATGTCAAGTATTGTGTCAAGGAGAAAGAAATGCCGGAAACTAGGATCGCCGGAAGCACTTCAAGAGTCTTTTTAAATCCAGACATGATTACAACCAGATAGAAGGGAACAAAGACAGATAGGATAGGCAGCTGGCGGCCGACCATTTTGGATATTTCCATGGCTGGAACGCCAGTGGGACCTTCCATGGCGATAATCGGAATTCCAATAGCACCAAAAGCAACGGGTGCCGTATTGGCAATTAAGCAAAGACCCGCGGCATACAAAGGATGAAAACCCAAGCCGACAAGAAGCGCAGCAGAAATCGCTACAGGAGCGCCAAAACCGGCTGCCCCTTCAAGAAAGGCTCCAAAAGAAAAGGCGACAAGAAGTGCCTGCAGACGGCGGTCTTCCGTGATTGATAAGACAGAGCTGCGGATAATATCAAATTGCCCTGTTTTCACCGTGAGCTTGTACAAAAATACGGAGGAAATGATGATCCAACCGATGGGCAGAATACCATAAACGGCCCCTTGCACCGAAGACATTATCGCTATTCCCGCGGGCATGCGATACACCAATACAGCAACTAGGATCACCATCAGTAAAGTGGTCAGCCCTGCCATATAGCCCTTCATACGTTTGATCGCAAGCGCCCAGAAAAAATAAAGAATGGGAATAAGCGCAACAAGCGCAGAGATTACGAGACTCCCCCCAACCGGAGTAAAAACTTGCGTCCATGTCATGGTTTCCACCTCTTTTTTATTCTTTTTATTTGAAAGCGGTTTCGAAATTTTAAATGTAAAATGGCTTGATATCCCCCTTACGAACTTGTATTTACCAGACAGTCAAAGTGTCACCATCTGATATGGTCATCTGATGTCTTCTTTTCGACAGTTCTCATTATATGTACCCTGGTTTTTTTTGACAAGTATTTTTTGAATATTCGAAACTAGTTGTTTTAAAAGTTGAATTATGTACCCTTTCCCTCGTAACCTATGCCAAAAAGGATGCAGCCTTGACAAATAACTGACAATTCAGGTAGGATGAACTCATCAGATGACCCTAAGAAAGTAAAGGGTGAATGCAGAATGAAAGCGGTGCCACAATTCAAAGTACGCAAAACGTACGAAGAAGTATCTGACTATATCAAAGATCAAATTATCAATGGCGTTTACAAACCTGGAGATCGACTGCCTTCTCTTCGCGAATTCAGTGACCTTTTTGGAGTCGGTCAGTCAACCATGCGAGAGGCAATCAGTGCACTCAAAACGTTGGGTCTTGTGACCATTCGTCAGGGTGAAGGTACGTTTGTCACCCGCTTAAATCCAGAAGAGGTATTGTCTGGATTTGAACCGATTCAACCTGTCACGGAACAAGACATCATGTCACTCTTGGAGGTTCGGAAGATCATTGAGACGGGAATCGTTCAACTAGCCGCCGAGAGACGGTCTGATGAAGATTTGCAACGTATCGAGGATGCATTGAAGGAAATGGAAGCAGCAGTTTCAAATGGAGATTTAGGAGAAAAGGCCGACTGGAAATTTCATTACGAAATCGCCAAAGCATGCCATAACTCGGTTCTGGAATCAATCATGCAATCCATATCTGAGACCATGAGCAAGGCATTAAAAGCAAGCCGCGAAAAAATGTTTCAAACGAAAGGAAATCCGGAACGGCTCCTGGCTGAACACAAGGAAATTTTCAAGGCTATCGCTAACAAAAATTCCAAAAGAGCCGAAGAATCCATGCTCTACCACCTACTTGGCGTAGAAAAAGAAATGTTTGATTAAGATCAAGCATTTTCTTTTTTAAACAAGTCATCAGATGACATCATGATCATATATTTGGATGGATCATGATGGCTAATAAATTCGAAAGGAAGCTGGATGAATGAAAGTATCAATGTTTATTACCTGTCTATCGGATGCTTTTTATCCTGAAGTGGGCGAAGCAATGGCACGACTTCTGGCTAGATATGGCATCAAGCTGGATTTTCCCGAACGGCAAGTGTGTTGCGGCCAACCAGCTTTTAACAGCGGGTATTGGGATACCGCTAGAGAAGGAGCAAAAACAATTATTCATACATTCGCAGACAGCGATTTTGTGGTTGCTCCATCCGGTTCTTGTATCGGGATGATTCATCACCACTACCCTACTCTTTTTAAAGAAGATCCGAAATATCTGGCACTTGCTCATGATCTCATTGGTAAAAGCTATGAGTTCTCGCAGTTTCTTGTTCATGTGCTCGGGGTGACTGATATTGGTGCCCTCTTCCCCCACCGCGTCACCTATCACCCCTCCTGCCACGGTAGCCGTTTACTTGGCGTAAAAGACGAGCCTCATATTCTGCTCTCCCATGTAAAAGGTTTGGAGTTTGTGCCCCTTCCTTTCGCGGAGGATTGCTGCGGATTCGGAGGAACTTTTGCCATAAAGGTCTCCGACATCTCCGGTGCAATGGTTACAGAAAAAGCAGAACATGTGCTAGAAACCAATGCAGAGGTCCTGGTCGGCCTTGATATGGGCTGCCTAACAAATATCTCCGGGCGTTTGCACCATGAGGGACATCCGATTCGCGTAATGCATCTGGCAGAGCTATTGTATGAAGGAGTGAAAGGAGTATGAGCGCAAAAGCATCCTCAACCGCAACTTTAAATGAACGCGCACAAATTGCACTAAACGATAATTTTTTGCGAAATGCCGTAAAATTCACAACAGAAAAACTAAGAACAAACAAAGTTACAGCAACTGACGAGTTGGGCAACTGGGAAGAGTGGCGTGAACAAGGACGGCAAATCCGCCTGCATACAATTGCACATTTAGACTACTATCTGTCGCTGTTCGTAAATAATGTGCGCGCGTTAGGTGGGCATGTACATTTCGCCTCTGATGCCAAAGAAGCTATAGAAATCACAATGAATATCGTGAAAGAAAAACATACTCGATCCGTTGTCAAATCAAAATCGATGCTTTCTGAAGAAGTGCATATTAATCAAGTGTTTGAACAACACGGAATCGAAGTGGTAGAAACGGACTTGGGAGAATATATTATTCAACTCGCCGGTGAGACTCCCTCCCATATAATCATTCCC
This genomic stretch from Brevibacillus brevis harbors:
- a CDS encoding FadR/GntR family transcriptional regulator is translated as MKAVPQFKVRKTYEEVSDYIKDQIINGVYKPGDRLPSLREFSDLFGVGQSTMREAISALKTLGLVTIRQGEGTFVTRLNPEEVLSGFEPIQPVTEQDIMSLLEVRKIIETGIVQLAAERRSDEDLQRIEDALKEMEAAVSNGDLGEKADWKFHYEIAKACHNSVLESIMQSISETMSKALKASREKMFQTKGNPERLLAEHKEIFKAIANKNSKRAEESMLYHLLGVEKEMFD
- a CDS encoding acetamidase/formamidase family protein; this translates as MAIHTFQPQRYYINFGSYEPALVINDGDTVITSTIDARGWDHMGESVAPRGNPMTGPFYVEGAQPGDVLEVKLESMTPNRDWGWTANVLAPNVVDPLTATTLPTLEIVRWQVDAAQGIARLEQPTPGLEYLNLPIRPFLGCFGVAPSRDQAISSATSGNYGGNMDYKALVAGVSVYFPVFAEGALFHLGDGHAVQGCGEIVGTGIEISLDVRFSVRVHKGKTIKWPRVESDTHLSCIGNARPLEQALQHATTEMLSLLVEDYGLSVNEASLLLGQVVEYEVANVFNPAYSVVCKIPKAYLPVRKS
- a CDS encoding L-lactate permease, which gives rise to MTWTQVFTPVGGSLVISALVALIPILYFFWALAIKRMKGYMAGLTTLLMVILVAVLVYRMPAGIAIMSSVQGAVYGILPIGWIIISSVFLYKLTVKTGQFDIIRSSVLSITEDRRLQALLVAFSFGAFLEGAAGFGAPVAISAALLVGLGFHPLYAAGLCLIANTAPVAFGAIGIPIIAMEGPTGVPAMEISKMVGRQLPILSVFVPFYLVVIMSGFKKTLEVLPAILVSGISFSLTQYLTSNFMGPELPDILSALVSLVALTLFLKVWKPKTIFRFPWEQAATAEVAASAQAIKNSKALFTPGQVFKAWSPFLVLTAFISIWGIPTVKKALVGKYEGANLLFNWLNPIGKALSFTPEVPGLHNLIIDGNGKPIAALFKLEVLVAAGTAILLAAIVTKFIVSISWKDWLATFGETLIELKFPLLTIATVVGFAYVANASGMSTTLGMALAGTGALFPFFSPFLGWLGVFITGSDTSSNLLFGNLQKVTATSVGMEPVLALAANTSGGVAGKMISPQSIAVACAAVGLAGKESDLFRFTVKHSLFLVVIIGIITYLQSNLLSWMVP
- a CDS encoding (Fe-S)-binding protein is translated as MKVSMFITCLSDAFYPEVGEAMARLLARYGIKLDFPERQVCCGQPAFNSGYWDTAREGAKTIIHTFADSDFVVAPSGSCIGMIHHHYPTLFKEDPKYLALAHDLIGKSYEFSQFLVHVLGVTDIGALFPHRVTYHPSCHGSRLLGVKDEPHILLSHVKGLEFVPLPFAEDCCGFGGTFAIKVSDISGAMVTEKAEHVLETNAEVLVGLDMGCLTNISGRLHHEGHPIRVMHLAELLYEGVKGV